One part of the Phragmites australis chromosome 3, lpPhrAust1.1, whole genome shotgun sequence genome encodes these proteins:
- the LOC133912905 gene encoding F-box/LRR-repeat protein 17-like isoform X3 — protein sequence MADPMAPPPRPKSRGSYNCGRCGQPKKGHVCAVPSPAAGPGAAPTPSPSSSSGAASASGGGEQRLRRVLSFDEAEKKPNVEEGVRDVEMGGGEGELEEDGEAVEVGGRPVPREVMAEVLRRLGPRGIMTAAGVSRGWRDCASWVWRATEELRLRAAGVGLVGALLPRCPGLSRLSLRMESDVDSTTLVRLAFSSPSLKTLEITIAANAVNRMTGEDLSRFVSEKCSLTVLKIGGCSNLDFLNLSSSSLSILWLSGLCSLSKSVMNCPSMSELSLCFAQQSNDCTDLVTLMDGLGGTCPNLKKIHISSNQLSNEAVLALESANLRGLCMLSLILGSKITDAAVASIVRSCTSLELLDLSGSSISDNGVGMICKAFPHTLSRLLLALCPNVTTRGIQLATAQLPRLQLMDCGMSLCANLKNEKEGPCFGEINGGIRFIRKSSTLQKQPIHQKLIIKHGNLKKLSLWGCSAIDALYVNCPELNDLNLNSCTNLHPERLLLQCPNLKNVHASGCQDMLIGAIRNQWCLCLML from the exons ATGGCCGACCCCATGGCGCCGCCGCCCCGGCCCAAGTCGCGGGGGAGCTATAACTGCGGCCGGTGCGGCCAGCCCAAGAAAGGCCACGTCTGCGCCGTCCCCTCCCCCGCCGCGGGGCCCGGCGCCGCCCCGACCCCGtcgccctcctcctcatccGGGGCCGCCAGCGCCAGCGGCGGAGGGGAGCAGAGGCTCCGTCGCGTCCTCTCCTTCGACGAGGCGGAGAAGAAGCCGAATGTGGAGGAGGGGGTCAGGGACGTGGAGATGGGAGGCGGTGAGGGGGAGCTGGAGGAGGACGGGGAGGCGGTGGAGGTAGGCGGTCGGCCGGTGCCGAGGGAGGTCATGGCGGAGGTGCTGCGGCGGCTCGGGCCCCGGGGGATCATGACCGCCGCGGGGGTCAGCCGCGGCTGGCGCGACTGCGCGAGCTGGGTCTGGCGGGCAACGGAGGAGCTCCGCCTCCGCGCCGCGGGCGTCGGGCTCGTCGGCGCGCTGCTCCCGCGGTGCCCCGGGCTCTCGCGCCTCTCGCTCCGAATGGAAAG TGATGTTGATTCCACTACACTGGTACGTCTTGCATTTTCTAGCCCAAGTTTAAAAACTCTCGAGATTACCATAGCTGCCAATGCAGTCAACAGGATGACTGG AGAGGATCTAAGTCGTTTTGTTTCAGAGAAGTGTTCTCTCACAGTCCTCAAAATTGGTGGCTGCTCTAATTTGGATTTTCTTAATTTAAGCTCTTCAAGCCTTTCAATTCTTTGGCTGTCAGGTCTTTGTTCCCTTTCAAAATCG GTCATGAACTGTCCTAGCATGAGTGAGCTCTCACTGTGCTTCGCACAACAAAGTAATGATTGTACTGATCTGGTTACTTTGATGGATGGCCTGGGTGGTACATGCcctaacttaaaaaaaatacacatatcatcAAATCAGTTATCCAATGAAGCTGTACTTGCTCTAGAGAGTGCTAATCTCAG GGGATTGTGTATGCTATCCTTGATTCTAGGTTCAAAGATAACAGATGCAGCTGTTGCATCTATTGTTCGATCATGCACAAGCTTGGAGTTGCTTGATTTAAGCGG ATCTAGCATCAGTGATAATGGTGTCGGGATGATCTGCAAGGCGTTCCCTCATACTTTATCAAGGCTACTCCTTGCTCTTTGCCCAAACGTGACCACAC GTGGGATCCAGTTAGCGACAGCGCAGTTGCCACGTCTTCAACTCATGGACTGTGGAATGAGCCTATGCGCTAATTTGAAGAATGAAAAAGAAGGGCCATGTTTTGGCGAAATCAATGGAGGCATTAGATTTATTCGAAAGTCATCCACCTTACAAAAGCAACCTATTCACCAAAAGCTTATTATAAAGCATGGTAATTTGAAGAAACTCAGTCTATGGGGCTGTTCAGCGATAGAT GCTCTATATGTAAATTGTCCAGAATTAAATGATCTCAATCTGAACTCTTGCACAAATCTACATCCAG AACGTCTGCTTCTTCAGTGCCCAAATTTGAAGAATGTCCATGCATCTGGATGCCAAGATATGTTGATCGGAGCAATCAGAAATCAG TGGTGCTTGTGCTTGATGCTTTGA
- the LOC133912905 gene encoding F-box/LRR-repeat protein 17-like isoform X1 has translation MADPMAPPPRPKSRGSYNCGRCGQPKKGHVCAVPSPAAGPGAAPTPSPSSSSGAASASGGGEQRLRRVLSFDEAEKKPNVEEGVRDVEMGGGEGELEEDGEAVEVGGRPVPREVMAEVLRRLGPRGIMTAAGVSRGWRDCASWVWRATEELRLRAAGVGLVGALLPRCPGLSRLSLRMESDVDSTTLVRLAFSSPSLKTLEITIAANAVNRMTGEDLSRFVSEKCSLTVLKIGGCSNLDFLNLSSSSLSILWLSGLCSLSKSVMNCPSMSELSLCFAQQSNDCTDLVTLMDGLGGTCPNLKKIHISSNQLSNEAVLALESANLRGLCMLSLILGSKITDAAVASIVRSCTSLELLDLSGSSISDNGVGMICKAFPHTLSRLLLALCPNVTTRGIQLATAQLPRLQLMDCGMSLCANLKNEKEGPCFGEINGGIRFIRKSSTLQKQPIHQKLIIKHGNLKKLSLWGCSAIDALYVNCPELNDLNLNSCTNLHPERLLLQCPNLKNVHASGCQDMLIGAIRNQVLNEFAAAEPYLPCKRLADGSKRVQVSQFEQRQPSEDNKLIQLRWTQCTVHLDPL, from the exons ATGGCCGACCCCATGGCGCCGCCGCCCCGGCCCAAGTCGCGGGGGAGCTATAACTGCGGCCGGTGCGGCCAGCCCAAGAAAGGCCACGTCTGCGCCGTCCCCTCCCCCGCCGCGGGGCCCGGCGCCGCCCCGACCCCGtcgccctcctcctcatccGGGGCCGCCAGCGCCAGCGGCGGAGGGGAGCAGAGGCTCCGTCGCGTCCTCTCCTTCGACGAGGCGGAGAAGAAGCCGAATGTGGAGGAGGGGGTCAGGGACGTGGAGATGGGAGGCGGTGAGGGGGAGCTGGAGGAGGACGGGGAGGCGGTGGAGGTAGGCGGTCGGCCGGTGCCGAGGGAGGTCATGGCGGAGGTGCTGCGGCGGCTCGGGCCCCGGGGGATCATGACCGCCGCGGGGGTCAGCCGCGGCTGGCGCGACTGCGCGAGCTGGGTCTGGCGGGCAACGGAGGAGCTCCGCCTCCGCGCCGCGGGCGTCGGGCTCGTCGGCGCGCTGCTCCCGCGGTGCCCCGGGCTCTCGCGCCTCTCGCTCCGAATGGAAAG TGATGTTGATTCCACTACACTGGTACGTCTTGCATTTTCTAGCCCAAGTTTAAAAACTCTCGAGATTACCATAGCTGCCAATGCAGTCAACAGGATGACTGG AGAGGATCTAAGTCGTTTTGTTTCAGAGAAGTGTTCTCTCACAGTCCTCAAAATTGGTGGCTGCTCTAATTTGGATTTTCTTAATTTAAGCTCTTCAAGCCTTTCAATTCTTTGGCTGTCAGGTCTTTGTTCCCTTTCAAAATCG GTCATGAACTGTCCTAGCATGAGTGAGCTCTCACTGTGCTTCGCACAACAAAGTAATGATTGTACTGATCTGGTTACTTTGATGGATGGCCTGGGTGGTACATGCcctaacttaaaaaaaatacacatatcatcAAATCAGTTATCCAATGAAGCTGTACTTGCTCTAGAGAGTGCTAATCTCAG GGGATTGTGTATGCTATCCTTGATTCTAGGTTCAAAGATAACAGATGCAGCTGTTGCATCTATTGTTCGATCATGCACAAGCTTGGAGTTGCTTGATTTAAGCGG ATCTAGCATCAGTGATAATGGTGTCGGGATGATCTGCAAGGCGTTCCCTCATACTTTATCAAGGCTACTCCTTGCTCTTTGCCCAAACGTGACCACAC GTGGGATCCAGTTAGCGACAGCGCAGTTGCCACGTCTTCAACTCATGGACTGTGGAATGAGCCTATGCGCTAATTTGAAGAATGAAAAAGAAGGGCCATGTTTTGGCGAAATCAATGGAGGCATTAGATTTATTCGAAAGTCATCCACCTTACAAAAGCAACCTATTCACCAAAAGCTTATTATAAAGCATGGTAATTTGAAGAAACTCAGTCTATGGGGCTGTTCAGCGATAGAT GCTCTATATGTAAATTGTCCAGAATTAAATGATCTCAATCTGAACTCTTGCACAAATCTACATCCAG AACGTCTGCTTCTTCAGTGCCCAAATTTGAAGAATGTCCATGCATCTGGATGCCAAGATATGTTGATCGGAGCAATCAGAAATCAG GTTCTGAATGAGTTCGCTGCAGCTGAACCATATCTTCCATGCAAGCGGCTAGCAGATGGCTCAAAACGGGTCCAGGTCTCGCAGTTCGAACAGCGTCAG CCATCGGAGGACAACAAATTGATCCAATTGAGATGGACCCAGTGCACTGTGCATCTTGATCCATTATAA
- the LOC133912905 gene encoding F-box/LRR-repeat protein 17-like isoform X4, whose translation MADPMAPPPRPKSRGSYNCGRCGQPKKGHVCAVPSPAAGPGAAPTPSPSSSSGAASASGGGEQRLRRVLSFDEAEKKPNVEEGVRDVEMGGGEGELEEDGEAVEVGGRPVPREVMAEVLRRLGPRGIMTAAGVSRGWRDCASWVWRATEELRLRAAGVGLVGALLPRCPGLSRLSLRMESDVDSTTLVRLAFSSPSLKTLEITIAANAVNRMTGEDLSRFVSEKCSLTVLKIGGCSNLDFLNLSSSSLSILWLSGLCSLSKSVMNCPSMSELSLCFAQQSNDCTDLVTLMDGLGGTCPNLKKIHISSNQLSNEAVLALESANLRGLCMLSLILGSKITDAAVASIVRSCTSLELLDLSGSSISDNGVGMICKAFPHTLSRLLLALCPNVTTRGIQLATAQLPRLQLMDCGMSLCANLKNEKEGPCFGEINGGIRFIRKSSTLQKQPIHQKLIIKHGNLKKLSLWGCSAIDALYVNCPELNDLNLNSCTNLHPERLLLQCPNLKNVHASGCQDMLIGAIRNQQSRRSP comes from the exons ATGGCCGACCCCATGGCGCCGCCGCCCCGGCCCAAGTCGCGGGGGAGCTATAACTGCGGCCGGTGCGGCCAGCCCAAGAAAGGCCACGTCTGCGCCGTCCCCTCCCCCGCCGCGGGGCCCGGCGCCGCCCCGACCCCGtcgccctcctcctcatccGGGGCCGCCAGCGCCAGCGGCGGAGGGGAGCAGAGGCTCCGTCGCGTCCTCTCCTTCGACGAGGCGGAGAAGAAGCCGAATGTGGAGGAGGGGGTCAGGGACGTGGAGATGGGAGGCGGTGAGGGGGAGCTGGAGGAGGACGGGGAGGCGGTGGAGGTAGGCGGTCGGCCGGTGCCGAGGGAGGTCATGGCGGAGGTGCTGCGGCGGCTCGGGCCCCGGGGGATCATGACCGCCGCGGGGGTCAGCCGCGGCTGGCGCGACTGCGCGAGCTGGGTCTGGCGGGCAACGGAGGAGCTCCGCCTCCGCGCCGCGGGCGTCGGGCTCGTCGGCGCGCTGCTCCCGCGGTGCCCCGGGCTCTCGCGCCTCTCGCTCCGAATGGAAAG TGATGTTGATTCCACTACACTGGTACGTCTTGCATTTTCTAGCCCAAGTTTAAAAACTCTCGAGATTACCATAGCTGCCAATGCAGTCAACAGGATGACTGG AGAGGATCTAAGTCGTTTTGTTTCAGAGAAGTGTTCTCTCACAGTCCTCAAAATTGGTGGCTGCTCTAATTTGGATTTTCTTAATTTAAGCTCTTCAAGCCTTTCAATTCTTTGGCTGTCAGGTCTTTGTTCCCTTTCAAAATCG GTCATGAACTGTCCTAGCATGAGTGAGCTCTCACTGTGCTTCGCACAACAAAGTAATGATTGTACTGATCTGGTTACTTTGATGGATGGCCTGGGTGGTACATGCcctaacttaaaaaaaatacacatatcatcAAATCAGTTATCCAATGAAGCTGTACTTGCTCTAGAGAGTGCTAATCTCAG GGGATTGTGTATGCTATCCTTGATTCTAGGTTCAAAGATAACAGATGCAGCTGTTGCATCTATTGTTCGATCATGCACAAGCTTGGAGTTGCTTGATTTAAGCGG ATCTAGCATCAGTGATAATGGTGTCGGGATGATCTGCAAGGCGTTCCCTCATACTTTATCAAGGCTACTCCTTGCTCTTTGCCCAAACGTGACCACAC GTGGGATCCAGTTAGCGACAGCGCAGTTGCCACGTCTTCAACTCATGGACTGTGGAATGAGCCTATGCGCTAATTTGAAGAATGAAAAAGAAGGGCCATGTTTTGGCGAAATCAATGGAGGCATTAGATTTATTCGAAAGTCATCCACCTTACAAAAGCAACCTATTCACCAAAAGCTTATTATAAAGCATGGTAATTTGAAGAAACTCAGTCTATGGGGCTGTTCAGCGATAGAT GCTCTATATGTAAATTGTCCAGAATTAAATGATCTCAATCTGAACTCTTGCACAAATCTACATCCAG AACGTCTGCTTCTTCAGTGCCCAAATTTGAAGAATGTCCATGCATCTGGATGCCAAGATATGTTGATCGGAGCAATCAGAAATCAG CAGTCACGCCGCTCCCCCTGA
- the LOC133912905 gene encoding F-box/LRR-repeat protein 17-like isoform X5 has product MADPMAPPPRPKSRGSYNCGRCGQPKKGHVCAVPSPAAGPGAAPTPSPSSSSGAASASGGGEQRLRRVLSFDEAEKKPNVEEGVRDVEMGGGEGELEEDGEAVEVGGRPVPREVMAEVLRRLGPRGIMTAAGVSRGWRDCASWVWRATEELRLRAAGVGLVGALLPRCPGLSRLSLRMESDVDSTTLVRLAFSSPSLKTLEITIAANAVNRMTGEDLSRFVSEKCSLTVLKIGGCSNLDFLNLSSSSLSILWLSGLCSLSKSVMNCPSMSELSLCFAQQSNDCTDLVTLMDGLGGTCPNLKKIHISSNQLSNEAVLALESANLRGLCMLSLILGSKITDAAVASIVRSCTSLELLDLSGSSISDNGVGMICKAFPHTLSRLLLALCPNVTTRGIQLATAQLPRLQLMDCGMSLCANLKNEKEGPCFGEINGGIRFIRKSSTLQKQPIHQKLIIKHGNLKKLSLWGCSAIDALYVNCPELNDLNLNSCTNLHPERLLLQCPNLKNVHASGCQDMLIGAIRNQSRRSP; this is encoded by the exons ATGGCCGACCCCATGGCGCCGCCGCCCCGGCCCAAGTCGCGGGGGAGCTATAACTGCGGCCGGTGCGGCCAGCCCAAGAAAGGCCACGTCTGCGCCGTCCCCTCCCCCGCCGCGGGGCCCGGCGCCGCCCCGACCCCGtcgccctcctcctcatccGGGGCCGCCAGCGCCAGCGGCGGAGGGGAGCAGAGGCTCCGTCGCGTCCTCTCCTTCGACGAGGCGGAGAAGAAGCCGAATGTGGAGGAGGGGGTCAGGGACGTGGAGATGGGAGGCGGTGAGGGGGAGCTGGAGGAGGACGGGGAGGCGGTGGAGGTAGGCGGTCGGCCGGTGCCGAGGGAGGTCATGGCGGAGGTGCTGCGGCGGCTCGGGCCCCGGGGGATCATGACCGCCGCGGGGGTCAGCCGCGGCTGGCGCGACTGCGCGAGCTGGGTCTGGCGGGCAACGGAGGAGCTCCGCCTCCGCGCCGCGGGCGTCGGGCTCGTCGGCGCGCTGCTCCCGCGGTGCCCCGGGCTCTCGCGCCTCTCGCTCCGAATGGAAAG TGATGTTGATTCCACTACACTGGTACGTCTTGCATTTTCTAGCCCAAGTTTAAAAACTCTCGAGATTACCATAGCTGCCAATGCAGTCAACAGGATGACTGG AGAGGATCTAAGTCGTTTTGTTTCAGAGAAGTGTTCTCTCACAGTCCTCAAAATTGGTGGCTGCTCTAATTTGGATTTTCTTAATTTAAGCTCTTCAAGCCTTTCAATTCTTTGGCTGTCAGGTCTTTGTTCCCTTTCAAAATCG GTCATGAACTGTCCTAGCATGAGTGAGCTCTCACTGTGCTTCGCACAACAAAGTAATGATTGTACTGATCTGGTTACTTTGATGGATGGCCTGGGTGGTACATGCcctaacttaaaaaaaatacacatatcatcAAATCAGTTATCCAATGAAGCTGTACTTGCTCTAGAGAGTGCTAATCTCAG GGGATTGTGTATGCTATCCTTGATTCTAGGTTCAAAGATAACAGATGCAGCTGTTGCATCTATTGTTCGATCATGCACAAGCTTGGAGTTGCTTGATTTAAGCGG ATCTAGCATCAGTGATAATGGTGTCGGGATGATCTGCAAGGCGTTCCCTCATACTTTATCAAGGCTACTCCTTGCTCTTTGCCCAAACGTGACCACAC GTGGGATCCAGTTAGCGACAGCGCAGTTGCCACGTCTTCAACTCATGGACTGTGGAATGAGCCTATGCGCTAATTTGAAGAATGAAAAAGAAGGGCCATGTTTTGGCGAAATCAATGGAGGCATTAGATTTATTCGAAAGTCATCCACCTTACAAAAGCAACCTATTCACCAAAAGCTTATTATAAAGCATGGTAATTTGAAGAAACTCAGTCTATGGGGCTGTTCAGCGATAGAT GCTCTATATGTAAATTGTCCAGAATTAAATGATCTCAATCTGAACTCTTGCACAAATCTACATCCAG AACGTCTGCTTCTTCAGTGCCCAAATTTGAAGAATGTCCATGCATCTGGATGCCAAGATATGTTGATCGGAGCAATCAGAAATCAG TCACGCCGCTCCCCCTGA
- the LOC133912905 gene encoding F-box/LRR-repeat protein 17-like isoform X2 — MADPMAPPPRPKSRGSYNCGRCGQPKKGHVCAVPSPAAGPGAAPTPSPSSSSGAASASGGGEQRLRRVLSFDEAEKKPNVEEGVRDVEMGGGEGELEEDGEAVEVGGRPVPREVMAEVLRRLGPRGIMTAAGVSRGWRDCASWVWRATEELRLRAAGVGLVGALLPRCPGLSRLSLRMESDVDSTTLVRLAFSSPSLKTLEITIAANAVNRMTGEDLSRFVSEKCSLTVLKIGGCSNLDFLNLSSSSLSILWLSGLCSLSKSVMNCPSMSELSLCFAQQSNDCTDLVTLMDGLGGTCPNLKKIHISSNQLSNEAVLALESANLRGLCMLSLILGSKITDAAVASIVRSCTSLELLDLSGSSISDNGVGMICKAFPHTLSRLLLALCPNVTTRGIQLATAQLPRLQLMDCGMSLCANLKNEKEGPCFGEINGGIRFIRKSSTLQKQPIHQKLIIKHGNLKKLSLWGCSAIDALYVNCPELNDLNLNSCTNLHPERLLLQCPNLKNVHASGCQDMLIGAIRNQLNHIFHASG; from the exons ATGGCCGACCCCATGGCGCCGCCGCCCCGGCCCAAGTCGCGGGGGAGCTATAACTGCGGCCGGTGCGGCCAGCCCAAGAAAGGCCACGTCTGCGCCGTCCCCTCCCCCGCCGCGGGGCCCGGCGCCGCCCCGACCCCGtcgccctcctcctcatccGGGGCCGCCAGCGCCAGCGGCGGAGGGGAGCAGAGGCTCCGTCGCGTCCTCTCCTTCGACGAGGCGGAGAAGAAGCCGAATGTGGAGGAGGGGGTCAGGGACGTGGAGATGGGAGGCGGTGAGGGGGAGCTGGAGGAGGACGGGGAGGCGGTGGAGGTAGGCGGTCGGCCGGTGCCGAGGGAGGTCATGGCGGAGGTGCTGCGGCGGCTCGGGCCCCGGGGGATCATGACCGCCGCGGGGGTCAGCCGCGGCTGGCGCGACTGCGCGAGCTGGGTCTGGCGGGCAACGGAGGAGCTCCGCCTCCGCGCCGCGGGCGTCGGGCTCGTCGGCGCGCTGCTCCCGCGGTGCCCCGGGCTCTCGCGCCTCTCGCTCCGAATGGAAAG TGATGTTGATTCCACTACACTGGTACGTCTTGCATTTTCTAGCCCAAGTTTAAAAACTCTCGAGATTACCATAGCTGCCAATGCAGTCAACAGGATGACTGG AGAGGATCTAAGTCGTTTTGTTTCAGAGAAGTGTTCTCTCACAGTCCTCAAAATTGGTGGCTGCTCTAATTTGGATTTTCTTAATTTAAGCTCTTCAAGCCTTTCAATTCTTTGGCTGTCAGGTCTTTGTTCCCTTTCAAAATCG GTCATGAACTGTCCTAGCATGAGTGAGCTCTCACTGTGCTTCGCACAACAAAGTAATGATTGTACTGATCTGGTTACTTTGATGGATGGCCTGGGTGGTACATGCcctaacttaaaaaaaatacacatatcatcAAATCAGTTATCCAATGAAGCTGTACTTGCTCTAGAGAGTGCTAATCTCAG GGGATTGTGTATGCTATCCTTGATTCTAGGTTCAAAGATAACAGATGCAGCTGTTGCATCTATTGTTCGATCATGCACAAGCTTGGAGTTGCTTGATTTAAGCGG ATCTAGCATCAGTGATAATGGTGTCGGGATGATCTGCAAGGCGTTCCCTCATACTTTATCAAGGCTACTCCTTGCTCTTTGCCCAAACGTGACCACAC GTGGGATCCAGTTAGCGACAGCGCAGTTGCCACGTCTTCAACTCATGGACTGTGGAATGAGCCTATGCGCTAATTTGAAGAATGAAAAAGAAGGGCCATGTTTTGGCGAAATCAATGGAGGCATTAGATTTATTCGAAAGTCATCCACCTTACAAAAGCAACCTATTCACCAAAAGCTTATTATAAAGCATGGTAATTTGAAGAAACTCAGTCTATGGGGCTGTTCAGCGATAGAT GCTCTATATGTAAATTGTCCAGAATTAAATGATCTCAATCTGAACTCTTGCACAAATCTACATCCAG AACGTCTGCTTCTTCAGTGCCCAAATTTGAAGAATGTCCATGCATCTGGATGCCAAGATATGTTGATCGGAGCAATCAGAAATCAG CTGAACCATATCTTCCATGCAAGCGGCTAG